The following are encoded in a window of Acidimicrobiales bacterium genomic DNA:
- the leuD gene encoding 3-isopropylmalate dehydratase small subunit, translating into MDPVRIVQGTAVPLDRSDVDTDQIIPSHWLKRVERTGFGRGLFSTWRDDRDFVLNDERYAGANILVAGPNFGVGSSREHAVWAIVDYGFAAVVSPRFGDIFRNNATKNGLVPVQVPAEVGEALLRAIEADPTLEVTVDVERRTLSAPAAGIECEFPLDDSTRHRFLEGLDDIALSLRHAESIGSYEQTRPDWLPTASIAAT; encoded by the coding sequence ATGGATCCCGTCCGCATCGTCCAGGGAACGGCTGTGCCGCTCGACCGGTCCGACGTCGACACCGACCAGATCATCCCCTCCCACTGGCTCAAGCGGGTCGAGCGCACCGGCTTCGGGCGGGGCCTGTTCTCGACGTGGCGCGACGACCGCGACTTCGTCCTCAACGACGAGCGCTACGCCGGTGCGAACATCCTCGTGGCCGGCCCCAACTTCGGCGTCGGATCGTCACGGGAGCACGCCGTGTGGGCGATCGTCGACTACGGCTTCGCGGCGGTGGTGAGCCCCCGCTTCGGCGACATCTTCCGCAACAACGCCACCAAGAACGGCCTCGTCCCGGTGCAGGTGCCGGCCGAGGTGGGCGAGGCGCTGCTGCGGGCGATCGAGGCCGACCCCACGCTCGAGGTGACCGTCGACGTGGAGCGCCGCACGCTGTCGGCCCCGGCCGCCGGCATCGAGTGCGAGTTCCCGCTCGACGACTCCACCCGTCATCGCTTCCTCGAGGGCCTCGACGACATCGCCCTCAGCCTCCGCCACGCCGAGTCGATCGGCAGCTACGAGCAGACCCGCCCCGACTGGCTCCCCACTGCGTCGATCGCAGCTACGTGA